In the genome of [Mycoplasma] phocae, one region contains:
- a CDS encoding ABC transporter permease yields MKISNLAKTKKRKFNFLNGMSKFQLTVLIPYLIFAILFIILPMILIFIYALKPIDDQTKLENWEIVAKPSTWLIILRSLWTGLIAATLSLAIGFPYAYIVAKSRSVIFKTLALSLILSPLAIFTISKALAVRGLFSAIFDENHLNNNAFIIFGMIYLFLPFMIMPLYQVLKDMPKNILEASEDLGYSKFRTLFKVILPYCSRAILSGFGIVLMIAATSIIISDKLLPNGSQKQLIGNLINQFANTANPFDLANASSLVIITLLVLLTIYGFIYGIPYIIAKRKQGGVYE; encoded by the coding sequence ATGAAAATATCTAACTTAGCAAAAACAAAAAAAAGAAAATTTAATTTTCTAAATGGAATGAGTAAGTTTCAATTAACAGTATTAATTCCTTATTTAATTTTTGCAATTCTGTTTATTATTTTGCCGATGATTTTAATATTTATTTATGCTTTAAAGCCAATTGATGATCAAACAAAATTAGAAAATTGAGAAATTGTGGCTAAACCGTCAACTTGATTAATTATTCTCAGATCTTTATGAACTGGTTTAATTGCTGCAACATTATCATTAGCTATTGGTTTTCCATATGCATATATTGTTGCTAAATCAAGGTCAGTAATTTTCAAAACATTGGCACTAAGTTTAATTCTAAGTCCTCTTGCTATTTTTACAATTTCAAAAGCACTAGCTGTCAGAGGTTTATTTTCAGCAATATTTGATGAAAATCATTTAAACAATAATGCCTTCATCATTTTTGGAATGATTTACTTATTCCTACCATTTATGATTATGCCTTTATATCAAGTGTTAAAGGACATGCCAAAAAATATTTTAGAAGCCTCAGAAGATCTTGGATATTCTAAATTTAGAACCTTATTTAAAGTCATTTTGCCATACTGTTCTAGAGCAATTTTAAGTGGGTTTGGAATTGTGCTAATGATAGCGGCAACTTCAATTATTATTTCAGATAAACTTCTTCCAAATGGTAGTCAAAAACAACTTATTGGAAATCTTATAAATCAATTTGCTAATACAGCAAACCCATTTGATTTAGCTAATGCTTCATCACTAGTTATTATTACTCTTTTGGTACTACTAACAATTTATGGATTTATTTACGGAATCCCATACATTATTGCTAAAAGAAAACAAGGAGGGGTATATGAGTAA